GCAGACTTATCCTTTAAAAATATTTCAcgtatttatatttacattagttctgtcaaacgattaaaatatttaatcgtgagtaatcgcattaatgtcatagttaacttgcaattaatcgcacatttgTATCTAGTcgaaatgtcccttgatttctttttgtcccattcttttttttttccattttagtGCTTTTATCAATATGAAAAAGTTTATTGGCTTGCATTGTGTAAGtagtttttttcattgaaaacaacattggtatatagcctactgtagtgttcaatttcacatgtaacattatcacttggagcaaataatctctctcaCAGTGTAACTCTCCATCAATAAAAGAGTGAAAAACATTTGACCGGGGGGGGGGCTTGGCCACccagtggtatttcagactggacgtgctctAATGATTtttcagttcacaacgacaaaacacacagatcactttggtctcgtCAATGGAACACTTGGCAACTTTTAAACaggaaactttccatccagaatcttatcgGCGTCCATTTCAGCGTCTCACACTCGCCACctactcaaaacgtaacgttactactctttggccggcttgcGAGCCCAAacggtgtgtctgtgtggcgtgcctgttgttttgtttccggtctagctagatccggtgtgttgttgtagtttttctcaCGTTGCTACAAACtgcaaagtttgctaggccaaaagaACGTGATTTAAAAATTTgatgccgttaaaatgggtttgcgttgaCGCTGTTAATAaagcgtttaactgacagcactaattcaTATTGTACATATCTGGAGGTTTTCATCTGGAGGGCCCATTCATCAGCGTGGAGAAGAAAGGAGCTCACCCAGAGCAGTTTCTCCGGACCTTCCAGTCTGGGGGGATCGAGGACCTGATGGAGGCCTACGGTGGCCTGGACAACATCGCCATGGTGACACTGGCTCCCGAGCTGGGCGGCAGCCAATCGGTGGTGAAGGAGCTCTGCCAGAGGGGCATCACTGTGTCGTTAGGTGAGCACCACGTACTCACTCATTTCCCCCAAAAACCTTGTTTTACACCTTGAattgaagaaaaacaatgaagtTCTGTTAAGTGTATTATTCTGCAAACTCCTCTGACTCATTTACTATTTCCCTCATGTAGGTCACTCTGTGGCCAACCTGTCCCAGGCTGAGGAGGCCGTTCATCACGGAGCCTCCTTCATCACTCACCTCTTTAACGCCATGCTGCCTGTGAGTCTCGCAGTCTCAGAAACTGTGTCTAACAATATTGTAATGCAGCGTATAACATTTCACTGCATGATCTTAAGAATGACCTTTTAGAAGAAAAGGGTAAAACAATCTTGAGTTGAAGAGGAAGACGTTTTCAACGGGATGGCTGACAGCATTTTGAGGAAAATAACAGATACCCAAGCCACGTTTAAGTCCAAAGTCTGGGCCCAAGGTTGCTCTTGGGTtctgtagtttttatttaatgtaaatgtaaatgaactgtTCTTAtgtagtacaggaaccattcacacacattcacacactgtggccgaggctgccgtacaaggtgtcacctgctcatcagataaacactcacacacatttacactccgaaggcacagcatcaggggcaactcgggttcagagtcttgcccaaggacatttcgacatgggactgcagggccagggatcgaaccacagtgaaaaaagagagaacctttttttatgggcattttgtattcatagttaCAATTTCATGCTGTGTCATTATTGGATTGTTCAGCAATACATTCATTATCGCAGAATTGCTGTATCGCAATATTCTCTGTATTGTGAGAAATCTTATTGTATCGTTGAGGTACCTTGTGATTCCCATCCCTAATCATGAGACAGTTTGTAGAGTGGAGGTGCAGTTCAGTGCATTGCTTAGACTGTATGAAGGGGGATCGTCTGGGAGTCAAACTGCCAGTCCTCCCTCCCTAAAGCATCTGCTTTTCTCTTTGCTGTGTTGTGATCCAGTTCCACCATCGGGACCCTGGTATAGTGGGTCTCCTGACCAGCGACCAGGTTCCTGCAGGCAGGACAGTCTACTACGGCATGATAGCTGACGGGATCCACACTAACCCTGCGGCCCTACGCATCGCCCACAGAGCTCACCCTTCAGGTCTGTGGAGGCTGTTGTTGTCAATAGAAAGAGTACTGAACTATAGACAGCCAAAGTCctgatgtcacttcctgtcgTCATTTAGCCAAAAGAGAACAacgtgtatatgtatgtgtgtttgcatgcatgtatacagtacatgtgtatctgtgtgtgcatgtatgcatgcatactatgtgtatgtatacatgtataataAGTGCAGaattaaattgttttgtatttaactaaagcacaaaaatagaaaaatatgtttttatcttctttcttctccttttttaacATGGGAATCCCTATTTGAATAATATATAATCATTTAGAAAGATATGTTTGCTGAAgattttttgctttctttttttgcctgTTCTGAAAAATGCACGTTCCTATTCATCTTTTTTATAACGCGTCCTAAAAATAAACTGATGCCTTTGATATGTGTTTGCACCTCCAGGTTTGGTGTTGGTGACGGATGCGATCACAGCAATGGGTCTCCCTCCTGGGCGTCACACTCTGGGCCAGCAGGTCATTGAGATCCAGGGTCTGCACGCTTACGTTGCAGGTCTCAagtttttcttcagtttttgtaccaatacattttctatttaattGTGGTGCTGGTATGGAGGTAACACAAATATAGTTTTATGCCTAATTTACACTACACAACACTGGTCCTCATTTTTCACTGGCCAACAGTGTTTGGGAGCTCCACGACAACATTCCCACATCCGAGGCAAATCAGTGTTGGCCTGGCGCTCGCTATTTGGCTCTCTGGTGCTTTGAGTGACGCACGTGCCAGTGCCTCGTGGACCCATCCCAGATTTCTAGCATGCTAAATATCCGGACTTGAATTAATTCAATATCCCAATGCATCACGATGCTTCACCTCCTCAATATTATTTTACattgctacacatggttttcatcaacaaattcaagcagtcgGATATATAGGAACTCACCTTTTAACTGTATGTGGTCTTcaaaaagacacttcctgaaagtagggagtctgaacacagcagacaacagGCGAAAAAAGCAGCGACCGGAAAATTAACAAGACAACATCATTAGGCAGTAATCCATTATGGTCTGTCACCTGGATGCAGAAGTGTCCAGGTCCGCATCGTGATGCAATGATTAATTTCAACATGCAACCCTGAACTTATCTAGACATTGCCTGGAGGAGCTGTATGTCGAAATCATTTGGATCGGACATTAAGAGAGAGTCTTGACTTGattgtttatgaccaaattacaACCCAGCTCCTGCATGTCCTGCCTCCTGCACGCTCTACCCAGGCGCCCCCCTTTACCTCAACTAAACATAGTATTTCCAGTGAGAATGTGTCTGATACATGTACGTctcctgttgtgtgctacatgtgtgaaATGGAAATTCTGGACAATGTCAGGATCTAACTCCTCGGGCgttcatatgttcatatgtGACTTATGTGTTGCATTTGCAACAAGTTGTTGTTGTCATACCTCAAGGAAACATGCTACAATAAGTAAAGGTGCATGGAAACAAGTTCTTTTGTGAACACGTGTGCCAACGACAACAACCCCTTACCCAGAACTGTCAAACATACAGCCCTAAGGCCAGAACTGGGCCGCTGAAGGGTCCAATCCGGCCCACTGGATGACTTTACAGTCTAAAAACTGCAGGTCATTAATTCCAATCTAGCAATAAAATGCAGAGCTATTTCTATCTGTCAACTGAAGATGGCACTGTCCTACTAAGGTTAGCAGTCCCTAtgctggaaacacacacacacacagacacacacacacacacacacacacacacacacacacacacacacacacacacacacacacacacacacacacacacacacacacacacacacacacacacacacacacacacacacacacactgtcaagtTTACAGGCTGCTGTTCATGCAGGAGCCAACCGTGGAGCGTGTCTTTGtccaaaagaagaaaagtagaCACAGAGGAGTCAGGTTTTCAAAATGGACCAGTCCCTATTCTTTCACATAGGTAAATGGGAAGCCATTGTACTTGGTGTGTTCACAGCACCGTTGCATGCTTAAGGAATCTAATATTCCTCACCAGACTCATCATGACCCATCATGGTTTTACTGATCCGAAACCACTTGAGATCAAATTGGTCTGGATGTGGCCTGTTAAAATTAGTTAATTAAGAATAAAAGTAAAGAAGGGTGATGCCCCCACCCTTctttatgttttcttctttgttttattgctcCATATCAGCCAACAACAACTTGCAGCGCTTGTTTTTCGAACCAAATCCTGTCTTGCTCATCATAGTATTACATCATGTCCCGTGTCCCGTGAAAATCACAGCCGAGATTACAACATAGACTCCAGATTATAAAACGTAAGCCAGTTGGGAAGCTTAGACAGTGCAGTGATCTGACCACTGTGAAAGTCATGTAACGTGAGCTTAAATGACTACTTCTGTGTTTTgaactctttctctcttttaggcaCTAAGACGCTCTGCGGCAGCATTGCCACGATGGACATGTGTGTACGCCACTTTAAACATGCTTCAGGTGAGTTTAAAGGCAGCCAAAAAATACTccagtttaaaaatgttggaACGAGATATGATTTTACGACTCTCTTGTCCTTTGTGTAGAGTCGAGAATTTTCACGAGAGTTTTAAAATGATCACTTCCTGGAAATATATATCTTTTCCCGGGACTTCCTAAGAGTTAATGCCTTTTAAccgttgtgttgtcttcccgtcaaaattgaaaatccacacttttgttgacactttttatggatgctttttactttttcttacatttttgtcccttttttcaatacttttgacgctttttttcaatgtttgtcacttttttttgatgttttcaacactacgtaacactaactcattaacgtttttacagttttacagttatttttgggattcatgatcaataaatctcatttataggaaattatacctaatgtttgactcagaaaagcagaaattaggaattattttgactaaaattgaaggaaagtatgttgatggatagtcAACTTTTAATCCATTctatttcaaaaacaacttcaatttttttccaaatgctataaaagtgaataagacacccaaaattaatgaaaatagagatttgtacttgccaaagagcgttgtgtgtaaataatcatgttattttgagtaattacaagtaggtaattaaaaagaacattaatataggaaaacgggtcaatttgacccgaggacaacatgagggttatatGATTTAAAAACCAGAGCTGCatataatttattataaaatagCAAGTTCTTTCACGACATAAAATATTCTTCATTATTTTAAAACCCTGAAAATCTCAGAATCCCAGAATCCTGCAGAGTTAGAAGAGAATTTAAGATGCATAACAGGATCTAAATCCCAGTTATTTAACCCCTAACTTCACCAACAACTCCACCATGTTTTCTCTGAACAGGCTGCAGTGTAGAGGAAGCTCTGGAAGCTGCCTCGCTCCATCCTGCCAACCTCCTGGGTGTCAGCCACAAGAAGGGAACCCTGGACTACGGATCAGACGCAGGTCAGGATTTACTGCATAAAAGAATCCCCATCTCTGCTGTGTGTAGGCCAAAACACTAATCGTGTTTACCCTGACTGTGTTTTCAGACCTCGTTTTGCTCGATGATGCCCTCAACGTCAAAGCCACCTTCATTTTTGGAGAGGAAGTGTGGAGAAAAGAACCATAGAATAAGAAGAAAGCCTGCAGATGGAAACCGGCCCGGCAGCTGGGACCCACGGTGCCTTTACGGGACGCTGTTATGCACAGAACCACAAATCTGTTGAATGTTTTAGTTCATCAGAACACAGATGCTTTGCATTTAGAACATGTCAGGTAAGCTCAAACAAGGCTTCAGATGTCCTAAAAAGGCCACCGTACAGAGGCTAAACCTTTTAGATATAGATACAAACTTTCCTCAAGACCTCTAGATCTAAGAATAGCAAAGTTGTTCATCCAGAAATATTGTTTATATGGagtgtaaaatgtgtgttacaGCCCCCACAAGACTGCTACAGTTGTTTTTGGCTGactttgcttttcttttacacatgagaattttttatttaagcatCTTCAATTCAACTATCAGCAATTGAACTCTGAATCCAATTCATTGTACTTTTATCTGAATGTAAGTAGATTTGAGTTGATTTCTGACatattcaggttttttttaaaattatgaacTTATTGCAATAAAAGTATGCTTCCAGATGctttactgtttattttcacactttACTCAGATGTGACTAAAGGGAAACATGTTGGTATTAAACTACATAAATCAACTTTCACTGAATGTTACTGTAATATTTCTGCTTCTTAACAATaacatttactgtttttatttcatctgtTGTTTGGGTGGATTTCTGTTGTGCGTGTTCTGTAGTAGAGTTTGTGCATGATTTACAGTTCATGTATACTATAGAATCATATGTAAGTCACTCTTGTGTGGAACTGCTGCTAACAGCTGATAGTCGTCTAAAACATGACAAGAAACCACAACTAGACATAGCTTTTTGTAAGGCATCCACtggtaaaaaacattgattttctttattattatgcAACAGCTTAATATGAGTAATGAGTACaatatttttgctttaaaattgCATATAATGAAAATGACAGTACTAGTACCTCAAGGTTGCACTTAGACACAGTAGTTCAATGAATGCAATTGCCACAAAATCGAGCCAAATAGACACTTTGACAAAGTATTTTATAAggtcattaaaaatgttacaacTAAATCTGAAAAGTGACTTGTAATATAGCTGTCCAAGAAACGTATTgcagtaaaaaatacaatatttccctctgaaatttGGTCCAGTAAAGAATTTAACacagcataaaatggaaataaaacaagCACTCTAACATTGTATATGAACAGTGTAGTGAACGAGAGTAAAAGCACCGTTACTTTTCACCAAAGAAAATAATCCTTTTCAGATCGCTGATCTGGATTCTCAATACCATCAGCATACCATCAGGTTGATCATGTGCTGCAGTCTTAAACACTCCAGTCAGGGCAGCTAATAGTCTAGTTAGAAAGGCTCCTGGCCCAGACGGTGTGTCACCATCCTGCCTGAAAATCTGTGCAGACCAGCTGGCCCCCATCTTCACTCAGATCTTCAACAGATCTCTGGAGCTATCTGAAGTTCCATCCTGCTTCAAACGCTCCACAATCATCCCAGTCCCCAAAAAACCCTCCATCTCtggactaaatgactacaggcctgtcgccctgagatctgtagtcatgaagtcctttgaaagTCTGGTGTTGGCCCACTTGAAGGACATCACAGTCCTCTTACTGGacccctgcagtttgcctacagggctAACAGGTCTGTGGATGNNNNNNNNNNCTTGGGactgcattacatcctgcaacacctcgACTCTCCAGAGGCTCATGCAAGGATCCTGTTTGTGCAGCTCggcgttcaacaccatcatcctGGACATCCTCAGCACCACACTCTCCCAGCTCNNNNNNNNNNNNNNNNNNNNNAGTGGGTCACaaacttcctgactgacaggaggcagcaggtgaggctggggaacatcaggggtgtgtgctctccccactgctcttctccctctacaccaatgactgcaccgcaggagacccatctgttaaactcctgaagtttgCTGACNNNNNNNNNNtcatcggcctcatccgggacggtgatgagtcggCCTACAAAAgggaggtggatcagctggctctctggtgcagtcagaacaaccttcagcttaacacgctcaaaactgtggagatgatcgtggacttcaggaggagcccccccactcttccttccatcaccatactcaacagccctgtgtctgctgtggactttcggggatccactatatcccaggacctgaagtgggagcccaacacagacaccatcatcaattaccccccatgtaacttttgctaggcAACAGCAGACCACTCCAAATTATGTgaggttgtttattgtgacacattaaacacacaaaataacacacatgatgacaggacagaccctttgtatgttagggggtgggatacacaaaatatcNNNNNNNNNNCAGCCTGATATTTTGAGTACCTCCTATGTAACTGATATGGTAGACAGGTAAAAGAAGTTGTTATTTGAAAACCCATGTCAAACTAAATTAATGAAAACCGAAAGCACGTAAGAGGACCAGTCGGCCTGATTAATCCACAATATTTAACGACGCTATAAACAATTTACACGTCGCCTTAATGTAACAGACAAATCCACGTATTTATGCAGATAACTGAGACCCATGTTACTATGGAAAACCCTGCCGAGACTTTCACGTCGCTATTTGTTCCATTTAAGAGGTAAATTCAAAGTGCAGGAGTCAAACAATTCGAAGGGCAGCAGAAACTCCgctctgtgtgcatgcgcgcTCCCGCTGCCAGGGTATACAAATCCTGGCGGGATAAGTACATTTGGCACGACAGCGGGACGGAGAGAGACTCGCTGAGAACTGCTGAGGATTTTCTTCTTCCGTGAGGGAGCAGTGTGGCCGTAGACTGAGAGNNNNNNNNNNGGGATTGAACCGAGGAATAATATCCAGAACTTTACTGTACAGGTGGATAAATAGAATCCTCGGCGATAGCAATAAAAAATCCTGAGTGTGttatgggaaaaaaagacaatattgaAATGAAGTAAGTTCTGGATTGGCTCATAATCACCTTGAGAAGCTTCTCTCGACCGTGCGTAAAAGNNNNNNNNNNTGGTTACACAGGCATGACTCAGCAGTAGAGGACAGCTCCCCAGTTCTTTCATTCATGTGGTTTTTAACTAAAAGTTTGTTTTCTTGTTAGTTTGAAGTATTGTATCTTTTTTGATCTCGTTTACCATACTTGTGAAATTCAAATATTATAAACCCATGATCTATAAACAATAAATGATCTATGTTAAATATTGTGTATGGCTGCATCTCTCCGTGTGTTTTCATGATCATGTGCATGTATTGAGGTCACTATGGCCCATAGAATATCTGCTTCTAACCAGGTAGTTAAAGTTTAAATAACAATATTCATTCATGGGTTATTTCATATTTGTCATTGTGCCGAAGTTTTCgatagaaaataaaagcatgacaaCAACTCAACAGAGCTTCATGTTGAGAAGGGTAACGAAGGATTTTGTTGAAGgttaactaatcatttgttacccacaaatacaaaagccacATATGTCACAAAAATCACAGAGGGAGCAAGTCAGAACTACTAcaaatcttttcttttgacattttttttattgacactCATTTCATACTTTTGTCATATAACATTTCACATCAAAGttaccttttaaaatacaacaagtcAATAAATCATCCATAAAACGTCTAANNNNNNNNNNttttaaaaatgcattacagatAACATTGCCATAAATTAAAAGGTATAAAAGGTTTTCAATTTCAATGAGTGTCCATGTTAAAATGTCCTCAGAAGAGAGTGCATATGTTctgaataaaaaagtaaatgaacaaTCTTTTTTCCCAGTCCACTGCAGGAGTGTAGTGAGGCCCTACCAGCCACACATGTCACATGTGACACAAATCACAGAGGGAATAAGTCAGAACAGCTgcaattcttttcttttgataAGATTTTTATTGACACTCATTTCATACTTTTGTCATATAACATTTCACATCAAAtttaccttttaaaatacaacaattcAATAAATCATCCATAAAACGTCtaaaacaattgtt
The nucleotide sequence above comes from Etheostoma spectabile isolate EspeVRDwgs_2016 chromosome 15, UIUC_Espe_1.0, whole genome shotgun sequence. Encoded proteins:
- the amdhd2 gene encoding N-acetylglucosamine-6-phosphate deacetylase, producing the protein MPSNKSVSDAAITQFINCRILRDHQLQRDDLWVREGKILDPEKLFFDEKGYADKRVDCEGSIIAPGFIDVQINGGYGIDFSQASDNVSSGVSFVAKKILQHGVTSFCPTLVTSPPAVYHKVLPQIKVSDGGQHGAGVLGFHLEGPFISVEKKGAHPEQFLRTFQSGGIEDLMEAYGGLDNIAMVTLAPELGGSQSVVKELCQRGITVSLGHSVANLSQAEEAVHHGASFITHLFNAMLPFHHRDPGIVGLLTSDQVPAGRTVYYGMIADGIHTNPAALRIAHRAHPSGLVLVTDAITAMGLPPGRHTLGQQVIEIQGLHAYVAGTKTLCGSIATMDMCVRHFKHASGCSVEEALEAASLHPANLLGVSHKKGTLDYGSDADLVLLDDALNVKATFIFGEEVWRKEP